The following coding sequences lie in one Saccharopolyspora hordei genomic window:
- a CDS encoding glutaredoxin family protein: MHRVTVMTREGCHACEDAISDVRRICAELGVEWSAEDVDADPELRAEYGDRVPVILVDGAEHGFWRVEEERFRRALAR; encoded by the coding sequence ATGCACCGAGTGACCGTGATGACCCGCGAGGGGTGCCACGCGTGCGAGGACGCGATCTCCGACGTGCGTCGGATCTGCGCTGAGCTCGGCGTCGAGTGGTCCGCGGAGGACGTCGACGCCGACCCGGAACTGCGCGCGGAGTACGGTGACCGGGTTCCGGTGATCTTGGTCGACGGAGCCGAGCACGGCTTCTGGCGGGTCGAGGAGGAGCGCTTCCGCCGCGCCTTGGCCCGCTGA
- a CDS encoding redox-sensing transcriptional repressor Rex, which produces MTAHGADVQDGDGQVEADPRAESKQSVEVPAARDRARAIPEAAVARLAVYLRALSSLAEQDVTTVSSDELAVAAGVNSAKLRKDLSYIGSYGTRGVGYEVSVLIGQIERTLGLTRKHSVAVVGIGNLGHALANYGGFPSRGFPVAALFDLDPDLIGVPVGGIPVSHIDDIVEVCREREITIGVIATPAQGAQEVCDRLVAGGVACILNFAPVVLQVPEHVEVRKVDLAVEMQILSFHVARRQQEATAQSEVDGADLGPPGTGDQVPGDVDSANRMVERL; this is translated from the coding sequence GTGACGGCCCACGGAGCGGACGTGCAGGACGGCGACGGGCAGGTCGAGGCCGATCCCCGGGCCGAGTCCAAGCAGTCGGTCGAGGTGCCCGCGGCCCGGGACCGGGCCCGCGCGATCCCGGAAGCGGCCGTCGCCCGCCTCGCCGTCTACCTCCGCGCCCTCTCCAGCCTCGCCGAGCAGGACGTCACCACGGTCTCCAGCGACGAGCTGGCCGTCGCGGCGGGCGTGAACTCCGCCAAGCTCCGCAAGGACCTCTCCTACATCGGCTCCTACGGCACCCGCGGCGTCGGCTACGAGGTGTCGGTGCTCATCGGCCAGATCGAGCGCACCCTCGGCCTGACCCGCAAGCACAGCGTCGCGGTGGTCGGGATCGGCAACCTCGGGCACGCGCTGGCCAACTACGGCGGGTTCCCCAGCCGCGGGTTCCCGGTGGCGGCGCTGTTCGACCTCGACCCGGACCTGATCGGCGTGCCGGTCGGCGGCATCCCGGTCAGCCACATCGACGACATCGTCGAGGTGTGCCGCGAGCGGGAGATCACCATCGGTGTGATCGCCACGCCCGCGCAGGGCGCCCAGGAGGTCTGCGACCGCTTGGTCGCCGGGGGCGTCGCGTGCATCCTGAACTTCGCGCCGGTCGTGCTGCAGGTCCCCGAGCACGTCGAGGTGCGCAAGGTCGACCTGGCGGTGGAGATGCAGATCCTGTCGTTCCACGTGGCCAGGCGTCAGCAGGAAGCGACCGCGCAGTCCGAGGTGGACGGTGCGGACCTGGGGCCGCCGGGCACCGGAGACCAGGTGCCAGGCGATGTCGATTCGGCGAACAGGATGGTGGAACGGCTGTGA
- a CDS encoding glutamyl-tRNA reductase, whose amino-acid sequence MNLLTVGISHRSAPVRVLERVSISGDEVRKVLGELLQQDHVCEAFVISTCNRVEVYAIAETFHGGLDDVSSVLTRHAGADFRELADHLYVYYAGAAVEHLFSVAAGLDSMVVGEAQILGQLRQAYGTADEVGTVGKALHELAQQALRVGKRVHSETGIDAEGASVVSEALADAEVALDGLAGRSALIVGAGSMGGLAAAQLKRAGIGEVVIANRTPANGERLVESLGADGVTARTADLSDLPRAIAEADLVVACTGAVGAVVTADVVAEALAARDGRPLLCCDLGLPRDIDAEVAELPGVTVVDLESLQQRLSDRRGGNESERAAQIVAEELRAYLAAQRSAEVTPTVTALRKRAAEVVDAELLRLDSRLPELDGRVREELARTVRRVVDKLLHAPTVRVKQLASVPGGAGYADALRELFELDPQTTAVLGAPQADDGRTGATVAQAQKRDRAPRDGEDR is encoded by the coding sequence GTGAACCTGCTCACCGTCGGGATCTCCCACCGAAGCGCCCCGGTCCGGGTGCTGGAGCGGGTCTCGATCAGCGGCGACGAAGTCCGCAAGGTGCTCGGCGAACTCCTGCAGCAGGACCACGTGTGCGAGGCGTTCGTGATCTCGACCTGCAACCGGGTCGAGGTGTACGCGATCGCGGAGACCTTCCACGGCGGCCTCGACGACGTCAGCTCCGTGCTGACCCGGCACGCGGGTGCCGACTTCCGCGAGCTGGCCGACCACCTCTACGTCTACTACGCGGGCGCCGCCGTGGAGCACCTGTTCTCGGTGGCCGCCGGGCTGGACTCGATGGTCGTCGGCGAGGCGCAGATCCTCGGCCAGCTGCGGCAGGCCTACGGCACCGCGGACGAGGTCGGCACCGTCGGCAAGGCGCTGCACGAGCTGGCCCAGCAGGCGCTGCGCGTCGGCAAGCGGGTGCACAGCGAGACCGGCATCGACGCCGAGGGCGCGTCGGTGGTCTCCGAGGCGCTCGCCGACGCCGAGGTGGCGCTGGACGGCCTGGCCGGGCGCAGCGCGCTCATCGTCGGCGCCGGTTCGATGGGCGGCCTGGCCGCCGCGCAGCTCAAGCGCGCGGGCATCGGCGAGGTCGTGATCGCCAACCGCACCCCCGCCAACGGCGAGCGGCTCGTCGAGTCGCTGGGCGCCGACGGCGTCACCGCGCGCACCGCGGACCTCAGCGACCTCCCCCGCGCGATCGCCGAGGCCGACCTGGTGGTGGCCTGCACCGGCGCGGTCGGCGCCGTGGTCACCGCGGACGTGGTCGCCGAGGCGCTGGCCGCGCGCGACGGCCGACCGCTGCTGTGCTGCGACCTCGGGCTGCCGCGGGACATCGACGCCGAGGTGGCCGAGCTGCCCGGCGTCACCGTCGTCGACCTGGAGAGCCTGCAGCAGCGGCTCTCCGACCGGCGGGGCGGCAACGAGTCCGAGCGCGCCGCCCAGATCGTCGCCGAGGAGCTGCGCGCCTACCTCGCCGCGCAGCGCTCGGCCGAGGTGACCCCGACCGTGACCGCGCTGCGCAAGCGCGCCGCCGAGGTGGTGGACGCCGAGCTGCTGCGGCTCGACTCGCGCCTGCCCGAGCTCGACGGCCGGGTGCGCGAGGAGCTGGCGCGCACCGTCCGCCGCGTGGTGGACAAGCTCCTGCACGCCCCCACGGTGCGGGTCAAGCAACTGGCGTCGGTGCCGGGCGGAGCCGGCTACGCCGACGCGCTCCGCGAGCTCTTCGAGCTCGATCCGCAGACCACCGCGGTGCTCGGAGCCCCGCAGGCCGACGACGGCCGGACCGGGGCCACCGTCGCGCAGGCCCAGAAGCGCGACCGAGCACCACGAGACGGGGAGGACCGTTGA